Part of the Streptomyces sp. NBC_01264 genome, CGCGGTCGAGGTTCCACTTGAACTCCCGCTGGGTGGCGAGCACCAGTTTCTCGTTGGCGTACCCCTGGATGTCCTCGGGGCTGGTGCCGGCGACCAGGAAGATCCGCTTGTTCCGGTAGCTCTCGATGCGCTCGCACGGGTTGTCCGCGCTGACCCGGGCCTGGTCCCAGAAGGGCACGCCGTAGACGCTGCCGCCGTTGAGTTCCACCGCTGCGGAGGAGGCGTTGGCCCAGTGGGTGACCAGGTCACCGTTGCCGCCGCGCAGATTGGCCGGACCGGAGTGGGCGCTGACCGAGGCGAAGTGGCCCCAGTACTTGGCCGCGTACTTCAGGGCGCCGAAGCCGCCCATGGAGAACCCGGAGACGGCGCGGCCGTCGTACTCGGCGTAGGTGCGGAAGTTCGCGTCGATCCACGGGATCAGCTGGCCGATGTGGAAGTGCTCCCAGTTGCGGGCGCCGATGTTGGAGCTCACCGCGTTGGAGTACCAGCCGGCGCGCCCGCCGTCAGGCATCACGACGATGAGGTCCTTCCAGGCGGTCAGACCCCGGATGTCGTGGAACCGGTCGAAGGTGATGAAGTCCTCCAGGCCACCGTGGAGCAGGTAGAGGACGGGGTAGCGGCGCCCGCTGGTGTGGTAGCCGTCGGGGAGCAGCACGTTGACGGCCGGGGTCCAGCCGCCGATGGCGGAGGTCTGGAACCGGTAGTACCACATCCGGTGATCCTGCTCGTTGCGTTCCGTGACGCGCAGGTCGTCGGCGGCCGCCGACGACGACGCCGACGCGAGAACGCCGCCGGCTCCGAGGGCCACCGCGGCGGTGAGCCCGCCGGCGGACTTGAGGATGCTCCTGCGGGTGGGGTCCTGCGTGGTCAAGGTGACCTCCTGTGGGCGGGCTGGCTGGTGACCGGGCTGCCGCCCCAGCGGCACCGGCGGTTTGGAAGTTAGCGATCCCGGCCCGGGAGGAGTACCCGGAACCTTCCGGACTGACAGAACCGGCCCGTGTCGTCTAGGTCGTCCGCCGCGAAGGCAACTCATGGATGTGCGGATGAAGTTCGCCGCGTCCTAGCGGGAGGGGCTGCGGGTGACCATCCGTAATTCTCCGGATCCCCGGGCCGTGTCCCTCTCGGTAGCTTTCGGCGCTGTCACACCGTGACCCGGCGCGACCACGGCGGGTCCCCCTCTTCCGCAAGTGCCTCGTACCGCTACCGACCAGGAGCCCGTTGTGAGC contains:
- a CDS encoding alpha/beta hydrolase-fold protein — protein: MTTQDPTRRSILKSAGGLTAAVALGAGGVLASASSSAAADDLRVTERNEQDHRMWYYRFQTSAIGGWTPAVNVLLPDGYHTSGRRYPVLYLLHGGLEDFITFDRFHDIRGLTAWKDLIVVMPDGGRAGWYSNAVSSNIGARNWEHFHIGQLIPWIDANFRTYAEYDGRAVSGFSMGGFGALKYAAKYWGHFASVSAHSGPANLRGGNGDLVTHWANASSAAVELNGGSVYGVPFWDQARVSADNPCERIESYRNKRIFLVAGTSPEDIQGYANEKLVLATQREFKWNLDRVGIPYEQHEVDGGHYVRRNLLQDDINGVIDRLRKA